A single region of the Salvia miltiorrhiza cultivar Shanhuang (shh) chromosome 8, IMPLAD_Smil_shh, whole genome shotgun sequence genome encodes:
- the LOC130997627 gene encoding phosphatidate phosphatase PAH1-like, with the protein MDVVGKVSSIITQGMYSVATPFHPFGGAVDIIVVKQQDGTFRSTPWYVRFGKFQGVLKGAEKVVQIEVNDVEADFHMYLDNSGEAYFVREVDDVSECLKDLDNLEGGVNSNHYNSFNEGDLSGQDADGMPDTHLNMRAEKLRRVESDAAAYVFYEFSDEHSSVEGSPKISEHSPSRYDTLDSVEHALELQESNSEVVLVSVDGHILTAPISSSEKNGENVQLSTPQFHLGPGGGTEEYSSGEGNWASDCLSDAHKVGDTCETNSLSSEHHRAPCEGDEEHMLHAGETEDKASGDKELCIESSPDNSPIGLKKKDIFKSCLELSQLATQSTNVNQENVCSSTKNDEATEDSHNKSPRSSSRNYETEKTNNEISKTNDELSSSDSGCPITVSLPDLQVEAATHGKDSSSMDNDGCSDRMSVQIASNDQGSQEQVDVNLDGKRNRRGIEDPAPEVESSKGKLVRISTQAPLEYPKSDTTTKLEISLCGNLLHAGMGSRAADDAFDANLISLEEFKASGEFIMKNKNLIVRLQGKYLPWRKSAHIVLGIAAYDLELPVNPNDVIPVDMGMTDAEEDESGMPSTPSRRWRLWPIPFRRVKTLEHTSSMSSNEEAYLDSEAVSPSHSLSTTPGRPAAESPRKQIIRTNVPTTDQIASLNLKEGQNMVNFVFSTRVLGPQKVEAHIYLWKWNTRIVISDVDGTITKSDVLGQFMPLVGKDWTHSGIAHLFSAIKENGYQLLFLSARAIVQSYLTKSFLFNLKQDGKSLPTGPVVISPDGLFPSLYREVIRRAPHEFKIACLEDIKALFPPDYNPFYAGFGNRDTDELSYRKIGIPKGKIFIINPKGEVAINHCIDLKSYNSLHTLVNDMFPPTSLVEQEDYNSWNYWKMPLFDLDNM; encoded by the exons ATGGATGTGGTTGGTAAAGTTAGCAGCATTATTACTCAGGGCATGTACTCTGTAGCCACACCATTTCACCCGTTTGGTGGGGCTGTCGACATAATTGTCGTTAAGCAGCAAGATGGGACGTTTAGGAGTACGCCTTGGTATGTACGATTTGGGAAATTTCAGGGTGTTCTCAAGGGTGCGGAGAAGGTAGTACAGATTGAGGTTAATGATGTTGAAGCAGATTTTCATATGTATCTTGATAACTCAGGCGAAGCTTACTTTGTTAGGGAAGTTGATGATGTAAGTGAATGTTTAAAGGACTTGGACAATCTTGAAGGTGGTGTTAACAGCAACCATTACAATAGTTTTAATGAAGGTGACTTGAGTGGGCAAGATGCTGATGGCATGCCAGACACACACTTAAATATGCGAGCAGAAAAGCTAAGGAGAGTTGAGTCTGATGCTGCTGCATATGTGTTCTATGAGTTTTCAGATGAACACTCATCTGTGGAGGGTTCGCCTAAAATTTCTGAACATAGTCCAAGTAGATACGACACTTTAGATAGTGTGGAGCATGCACTAGAATTGCAAGAGTCAAATTCCGAGGTTGTTTTGGTGAGCGTGGATGGGCATATACTGACGGCGCCCATATCATCATCTGAGAAGAATGGTGAAAATGTGCAACTAAGCACACCCCAATTCCACCTTGGTCCTGGTGGCGGGACTGAAGAGTACAGTTCAGGTGAAGGTAATTGGGCTTCTGATTGCTTGAGTGATGCCCATAAGGTTGGAGACACATGTGAGACAAACAGTTTGTCTTCTGAACACCATCGAGCACCTTGCGAAGGAGATGAAGAGCATATGCTGCATGCTGGAGAAACTGAGGACAAAGCTAGTGGCGACAAAGAGTTATGCATTGAAAGCAGTCCTGATAACAGCCCAattggtttgaagaagaaggatATTTTTAAAAGCTGCTTGGAGCTCTCACAATTGGCAACACAGTCCACAAACGTCAATCAGGAAAATGTCTGCTCTTCAACCAAGAATGACGAGGCTACTGAAGATTCACACAATAAGTCTCCACGAAGTTCTTCTAGAAATTATGAAACCGAAAAGACTAATAATGAAATATCAAAAACCAACGATGAATTATCTTCCAGTGATTCTGGATGTCCCATCACCGTCTCTTTGCCAGACTTACAGGTTGAAGCAGCAACTCATGGAAAAGATAGTTCTAGTATGGACAATGATGGTTGTTCTGATAGGATGTCTGTTCAAATTGCTAGCAATGATCAGGGATCACAGGAGCAAGTGGATGTAAATCTAGATGGGAAAAGAAATCGAAGAGGTATAGAAGATCCTGCTCCTGAAGTTGAATCTAGTAAAGGCAAACTTGTTAGAATAAGTACACAAGCTCCACTAGAATACCCAAAATCAGACACCACTACAA AGTTGGAGATATCTCTCTGTGGAAACTTGCTTCATGCTGGAATGGGATCGCGTGCAGCAGACGACGCCTTTGATGCTAACCTCATATCACTCGAGGAATTTAAAGCTTCTGGAGAATTTATCATGAAGAATAAAAACTTAATTGTTAGACTACAAGGGAAGTACTTGCCCTGGCGCAAATCTGCCCACATCGTTCTTGGTATAGCAGCTTATGATTTGGAGTTACCAGTCAATCCCAATGATGTAATACCTGTGGACATGGGGATGACAGATGCAGAAGAAGATGAATCTGGAATGCCTTCGACTCCATCACGTAGATGGAGGCTCTGGCCAATCCCATTTAGGAGGGTCAAGACACTTGAGCATACTAGTAGTATGTCATCAAATGAGGAAGCTTATCTTGATTCTGAAGCTGTCTCACCAAGCCATTCTTTATCTACAACTCCCGGACGTCCAGCTGCTGAGTCTCCTCGTAAGCAAATAATAAGAACCAATGTCCCTACTACTGATCAAATCGCATCTTTAAATCTCAAAGAGGGACAAAATATGGTGAATTTTGTTTTCTCTACTAGAGTCCTTGGCCCCCAAAAG GTTGAAGCTCATATATACTTGTGGAAGTGGAATACACGAATTGTAATATCAGATGTTGATGGGACAATTACCAA GTCTGATGTTCTTGGTCAGTTTATGCCTTTAGTAGGAAAAGATTGGACACATTCTGGGATAGCTCATCTTTTCTCTGCAATAAAG GAGAATGGATACCAGCTCTTATTTCTTAGTGCACGTGCAATTGTTCAATCGTACTTGACAAAAAGTTTTCTATTCAATCTCAAGCAG GATGGAAAGAGCTTACCCACCGGACCTGTTGTTATCTCCCCTGATGGTTTATTTCCTTCGTTATACCGGGAGG TGATAAGAAGAGCTCCTCATGAATTCAAAATCGCCTGTTTAGAG GATATCAAGGCACTATTCCCTCCAGATTACAACCCATTTTACGCGGGGTTTGGGAACCGAGACACAGACGAACTCAGTTACCGTAAGATTGGGATTCCAAAGGGCAAGATCTTCATCATCAACCCTAAG GGGGAGGTAGCCATCAATCACTGCATCGATCTAAAATCATACAATTCGTTGCACACACTAGTGAACGACATGTTCCCCCCAACGTCGCTGGTCGAGCAG GAAGACTATAACTCGTGGAATTACTGGAAAATGCCATTGTTCGACCTCGACAACATGTAG